A genomic window from Anthonomus grandis grandis chromosome 2, icAntGran1.3, whole genome shotgun sequence includes:
- the LOC126748784 gene encoding uncharacterized protein LOC126748784, which yields MLQQKARVLVAAAAFFILAANAISLIQDQQKQGRRRRFKINPKNSKGRHRIANQYQYLKEIRSLDNSQFFNHTRMTRLVFEKLLQKIKPMICRQRRSDGITGELRLLITLKYLSQGTSMQSLAWTFQIGFTTVHQIINETCKAIWDVLHSEYLKLPTREQWLEIAKGFKNQWKFPNCIGAIDGKHINVQPTAHDSSLKDFSIVLLVACDHKYRFTMVDIGAYETQRDGIVSRNSQFGTKWDENHVDMPEECVLPVTNVSIPYFFVGNEAFPLKNHVIRPYTGKNLNSTQEIFNRYQNAASKVIENAFGILVSRWPVLNKKINAKPDKVYNIIKSVIVLHNYCLTELQDGEENIYCPWGYTDDWDIKDGDWREEQDPLQSVGRMAAKSQKKIVNNMRDTLAEYFMKTDSTESAIAASKELF from the exons atgctTCAACAAAAGGCTCGAGTGCTCGTAGCTGCTGCAGCTTTTTTTATCTTAGCTGCCAATGCCATATCATTAATACAGGACCAACAGAAGCAAGGGCGGCGTCGCAGGTTTAAAATAAACCCAAAAAATAGTAAGGGGCGCCATCGTATCGCCAACCAGTATCAGTACTTGAAAGAGATAAGGTCCTTGGACAATTCCCAGTTTTTTAACCATACCAGAATGACCAGACTGGTATTCGAAAAGCTCTTGCAGAAAATCAAACCTATGATATGTCGACAAAGGCGGAGTGATGGTATTACCGGGGAGCTACGATTACTTATTACTTTGAA GTATCTATCTCAAGGAACCTCAATGCAATCCTTAGCATGGACATTTCAAATTGGTTTTACAACAGTTCACCAGATAATCAATGAAACCTGTAAAGCCATCTGGGATGTTCTCCATTCCGAATATTTAAAACTGCCTACAAGAGAACAATGGCTAGAAATAGCCAAAGGGTTTAAAAATCAATGGAAATTCCCAAATTGCATTGGGGCAATAGATGGAAAGCATATTAATGTTCAACCAACGGCTCATGACTCTTCATTGAAGGATTTTAGTATTGTATTGCTTGTAGCTTGTGACCATAAGTATAGATTCACAATGGTGGATATTGGGGCTTATGAGACTCAAAGGGACGGAATCGTTTCGAGAAACAGCCAGTTCGGGACTAAGTGGGACGAAAATCATGTTGATATGCCTGAGGAATGCGTTTTACCAGTCACAAATGTTAGTATTCCGTACTTCTTTGTTGGAAACGAAGCgtttcctttgaaaaatcacgtCATTCGACCTTATACTGGCAAAAATCTAAACAGTAcacaagaaatttttaacagatATCAAAACGCGGCCAGCAAAGTAATAGAAAACGCTTTTGGAATATTAGTCTCAAGGTGGCCTgtcctcaataaaaaaatcaatgccAAACCAGATAAAgtatacaatattataaaatctgTCATTGTATTGCATAATTATTGTCTAACTGAGCTTCAGGATGGAGAAGAAAATATATACTGTCCTTGGGGTTACACTGACGATTGGGATATTAAAGATGGTGACTGGAGAGAGGAACAAGATCCCCTTCAGTCTGTTGGCAGGATGGCAGcgaaaagccaaaaaaaaattgtgaataatatGAGGGACACTTTAGCCgaatattttatgaaaactgATTCAACAGAATCCGCAATAGCCGCATCCAAAGAACTGTTTTGA